One Aegilops tauschii subsp. strangulata cultivar AL8/78 chromosome 7, Aet v6.0, whole genome shotgun sequence genomic window carries:
- the LOC109731510 gene encoding B-box zinc finger protein 21: MRVQCDVCGLEPAAVLCCADEAALCSPCNRRVHRANKLAGKHRRLTLLQPSPAANDAAAPLCDVCKERRGLVFCVEDRAILCADCDEPIHSANDLTAKHSRFLLVGAKLSADPVDQEIPSPDGSSVEQDDCSASAAEEAPAVHDASHAGGGGGGGGGSSISDYLTNICPGFEVDELLFDDAAFVAKQKGRDEQVPFMDADLFDVVAAERPGKRGAWAPHVPHTPAPAWGLEEFPAAMVAPAAAAKAKQGHVREWYHSDSDSDVFAVPEITSPPAKRARPSSFWCL; encoded by the exons ATGCGCGTGCAGTGCGACGTGTGCGGCCTCGAGCCGGCCGCCGTGCTCTGCTGCGCCGACGAGGCCGCGCTCTGCTCCCCCTGCAACCGCCGCGTCCACCGCGCCAACAAGCTCGCCGGCAAGCACCGCCGCCTCACCCTCCTCCAGCCCTCCCCGGCCGCCAACGACGCCGCCGCGCCGCTCTGCGACGTCTGCAAG GAGCGGAGGGGGCTCGTGTTCTGCGTGGAGGACCGGGCGATCCTGTGCGCCGACTGCGACGAGCCCATCCACAGCGCCAACGACCTCACGGCCAAGCACAGCCGCTTCCTCCTCGTCGGGGCCAAGCTGTCCGCCGACCCCGTGGACCAGGAGATCCCCTCCCCGGACGGAAGCTCCGTCGAGCAGGACGACTGCTCGGCCTCGGCCGCCGAGGAAGCCCCTGCAGTTCACGACGCCAGCCAcgccggtggaggaggaggaggaggaggaggaagcagCATTTCAGACTACCTCACCAACATCTGCCCCGGCTTTGAAGTCGACGAACTCCTCTTCGACGACGCCGCCTTCGTCGCC AAGCAGAAGGGGCGCGACGAGCAGGTGCCGTTCATGGACGCCGACCTCTTCGACGTGGTCGCCGCCGAGCGCCCGGGGAAGCGCGGCGCATGGGCGCCCCACGTGCCGCATACGCCGGCGCCGGCCTGGGGCCTGGAGGAGTTTCCGGCCGCTATGGTggccccggcggcggcggcgaaggccAAGCAGGGGCACGTGCGGGAGTGGTACCACAGCGACAGCGACAGCGACGTGTTCGCCGTGCCGGAGATCACGTCGCCGCCGGCCAAGCGGGCGCGGCCGTCGTCGTTCTGGTGCCTGTGA